Within the Micromonospora citrea genome, the region CGAACCAGCGGAAGTACTCCGCGCTGAAGGAGACCTCGGCGAGTGCCTCCGGCAGCCGCTTGCCGGCCTCCCGGGCCAGCAGCTCACCGATGGAGCTCTGCCGCTCGCCGATCAGTTCGGCGGCCCGCAGCAACAGGTCGGCACGGACCCGGGGCGGGGTGTCGGCCCAGGCGTCGAACGCGGCGGCGGCGGCGTCCGCGGCACGTCGGGCGTCGGTCGCGTCGCCCCACCCGACCCGGCCGACGACGCTGCCGTCGGCCGGGTCGGTCACGTCGAGGTGGTGGTCGGGGGTGTGCCAGGTCCCGTCGATGAGCATGGTGCCCGTCACGTCGGTGACCCTCCTTCAGTCGATGAGCAGATCAGGGCGGTGCCGGCCGGCGACGGTCACGCTCGGCCAGTCCGGGTCGTGCACGAGAGGTCGCGGCCCGGCCGGGGTGACCAGGCAGGTGTCCTCGACCTTCCAGCCGGCGCCGGAGGGGTTCCAGGCCACGACGCTGCCCGCGGTGAGCGGGTCCGCCGAGCCGGGGTGGGCGGGGTATTCCCGGGGCTGCCAGCCGGAGAATCCGCCCTGGTGGTGCCGGTGCCACTCGGTGGCGTCGAAGCCGTACGCCGGGTAGGCGGCGACGCCGGCGGCGACCACGTCGCCGATCGGCGTCCCCACCCGGCTGGCGTCCAGGAACGCCGCCTCCACGTCGAGCAGCCGCCGGTAGGCGTCCCGGTCCTCCCCCGTGGGTGGGGTGAAGCAGCGGATCCGGGTGACGCTGGCGATCAGACCGTCGCGGCGGGCGCAGCAGACCAGCATGACCCGGTCGGTGATGCTGGCGGCGGTGGGCAGCGGGTGGCGGTGCGCGGCACCCCGCCGGTCGGCGGCGACGAAGAGCGCGACCGGGTCGAGCGCCCGGTCGAGCAGCTCGGCGGCGAGCAGCGCCGCGGCGGCGTACTCGGTCATGCCGGGCCGGCAGCGTCCGGCGGCGACGGTGGCGGCCCGCGCGGCGTCGGCGCAGACGCCGCCCAGCGTCTCGGCCTGGGCGGTGGTGAGCTGCCGGCGCAGGGCCGCGACGTCGGCGCGGACGTCGACCATGCCGGGCGCGGGCCGGTCGGAGCCCACGCCCGGGCCGGTCGGCAGCGCCGCCGACCGGTCCTCCCACCACGGCACGACGGCCCATTCGACGGCCCGGTCGGCCAGTTCGGTGTCGCGTAGCCGGGGCGCCTCGATGGCGTTGGCGACCACGGTCAGCCGGGCGGCGGCGTGGCGGCCACCGTCCGGGTCGGCGCCCCGGTCCCGGCAGTCGACGACGATGTCCAGGCAGGACGTGTCGAGGGTCTGCGGCACGTGGGAGCGGGCGCCGGTGAGCCAGCTGATCGTCGCCGGCTCCCGCAGCACCAGCGTGTCCAGGCCGTGCCGGTCGGCCAGGGCGGCCAGCCGGGTGAGCTTGTCGGGCAGGTCGTCACCCATGCCGTACCACCTGCCGGCGGACGGGCTGCCCGCCGGCCGCCTCCGCCACGCCGCCCCGGATCCGTACCGTCGTGTCGGTGCCGTCGAAGCCGGCGAGGCGCAGGTCGCGGTCGGCGTCGCCGAAGACGTGCAGCGTCCACGGCAGCCCGACCAGGTCGTCGGTGCGGCGGAACTCCTCCGGCAGGTCGACGCGGGGAATGACCGCGCCGTCGCGGACCAGCACGGGCATCCGCTCCAGCGGCACGTCGACGCTGTGCCAGCCGGGGCCCTGGTAGCGCTCGCCGGTGAGCAGGTCGGTCCACTGTCCCGCCGGGACGTGGAACCGGCGGCGGACCGGCTCGTCACCGTCGTCGAAGATCGGTACGACCAGCAGGTCCTCGCCGAGCAGGAACTGCCCGTCGAGGCCGGTGGCGACCGGGTCGTGCGGGTCGTGCAGGGCGCACGGCCGCAGCATCGGCCAGCCGCGGGCCGCGGACTCGGTGGCGACCTGCCACAGGTACGGCAGCAGCGAGTAGCGCAGGCGGATCCAGTCCCGGCTGACGGCCAGCGCGCGCGGGCCGAACGCCCAGGGTTCCCGGGGCCGCAGCCCGTGGGCGCGCATCAGCGGCGACAGGGCGCCGAGCTGCGTCCAGCGCACGTAGAGGGCGGGGGTGAGTTCGGGGCCGAAGAAGCCACCGATGTCGTGGCTCCAGAATCCCGGAGCGGACAGCGCGTAGGACAGGCCGCCGCGGACCGTGGCGCGCATGCCTGCCACCGTGGATTCGGCGTCCCCACCCCACTGGCCGGGGTAGCGGTGCGAGCCGGCCCAGCCGGAGCGACCCCAGACCAGCGGGTCCCGGCC harbors:
- a CDS encoding M24 family metallopeptidase — its product is MGDDLPDKLTRLAALADRHGLDTLVLREPATISWLTGARSHVPQTLDTSCLDIVVDCRDRGADPDGGRHAAARLTVVANAIEAPRLRDTELADRAVEWAVVPWWEDRSAALPTGPGVGSDRPAPGMVDVRADVAALRRQLTTAQAETLGGVCADAARAATVAAGRCRPGMTEYAAAALLAAELLDRALDPVALFVAADRRGAAHRHPLPTAASITDRVMLVCCARRDGLIASVTRIRCFTPPTGEDRDAYRRLLDVEAAFLDASRVGTPIGDVVAAGVAAYPAYGFDATEWHRHHQGGFSGWQPREYPAHPGSADPLTAGSVVAWNPSGAGWKVEDTCLVTPAGPRPLVHDPDWPSVTVAGRHRPDLLID